From Tachypleus tridentatus isolate NWPU-2018 chromosome 8, ASM421037v1, whole genome shotgun sequence, a single genomic window includes:
- the LOC143222102 gene encoding CD151 antigen-like — protein sequence MTVEGCGKIIKYAMFVANLIILICGIVVFSVGVWILADKSYMERLMGSNMYVSSAAILIATGVIVVIISFLGCMGSYKEVKCMLLTFFILMFIIFIIMLVGGILGYVFRDEVDEKMKKEMLNSIPLYGNDTAVTEAWDQVQKNLKCCGMKTEDSTMPYAIWSKNRAFQADKKVPMYCCMKDKNCQESPTDNNSYKSIDCFEKSKTFVKDHAMVIGGVGVGIACVLILGMVLSCALYMMIGD from the exons ATGACGGTGGAGGGCTGCGGCAAAATTATTAAGTACGCTATGTTTGTAGCCAATCTCATTATATTG ATATGCGGTATTGTTGTATTTTCTGTGGGAGTATGGATCCTCGCAGACAAATCCTACATGGAACGGCTGATGGGCAGTAACATGTACGTCAGTTCAGCTGCGATTCTAATCGCCACCGGAGTTATTGTGGTCATCATATCTTTCCTCGGATGTATGGGGTCTTACAAAGAAGTTAAATGCATGCTCCTCACG TTTTTCATATTAATGTTCATCATCTTCATCATTATGCTGGTCGGTGGAATCCTCGGTTACGTCTTCAGAGATGAA GTTGATGAAAAAATGAAGAAGGAAATGTTGAACTCTATACCACTTTATGGTAACGACACGGCCGTCACAGAGGCTTGGGACCAGGTGCAGAAAAAT TTGAAATGTTGTGGAATGAAAACTGAAGATTCAACAATGCCTTATGCCATTTGGAGCAAGAACCGAGCCTTTCAAGCGGACAAAAAAGTTCCAATGTATTGTTGCATGAAAGATAAAAATTGCCAGGAATCACCTACTGACAACAACTCATACAAGAGCATA GACTGTTTTGAAAAATCAAAGACGTTTGTCAAGGATCATGCTATGGTTATTGGAGGCGTAGGTGTTGGTATAGCATGTGTTTTG